In Phocoena phocoena chromosome 19, mPhoPho1.1, whole genome shotgun sequence, a genomic segment contains:
- the LOC136139219 gene encoding histone H1.9-like: MKKDTSLLPTSGPLASNSALGAVQQASTSGLPSKRGTGCHASSETHRKPSISKVILEVMASKGARKRVSLATLRKAVAASGYNMTRSAWRFKRALKGLVDKGMLKQVTGKGATGSIFMANKHASKFKPEAKRRQQQQQRQSGQRRPGQRRLPVGSKQGHKRLPKGVRRAAKCCRS; this comes from the coding sequence atgaagaaagacaCTTCGCTGCTACCCACATCTGGGCCCTTGGCCTCAAACAGTGCCCTGGGTGCCGTCCAGCAGGCCAGCACGTCCGGACTCCCGAGCAAGAGAGGGACTGGGTGCCACGCCTCCTCCGAAACCCACCGGAAGCCCAGCATATCCAAAGTGATCCTGGAGGTCATGGCAAGCAAGGGGGCACGCAAGCGCGTGTCCCTGGCTACCCTAAGGAAGGCCGTCGCCGCCAGCGGCTACAACATGACCCGCAGCGCCTGGCGCTTCAAGCGAGCACTCAAGGGGCTGGTGGACAAGGGCATGCTCAAGCAGGTGACGGGCAAGGGGGCCACAGGCTCCATCTTCATGGCCAACAAGCATGCCTCCAAGTTCAAGCCCGAGGCAAAGAGAcggcaacagcagcagcagcggcagtcGGGGCAGCGCCGGCCTGGGCAGCGCCGGTTGCCCGTGGGCTCCAAGCAGGGGCACAAGAGGCTCCCCAAGGGGGTTCGCAGGGCGGCCAAATG